A genomic region of Colletes latitarsis isolate SP2378_abdomen chromosome 7, iyColLati1, whole genome shotgun sequence contains the following coding sequences:
- the Fen1 gene encoding flap structure-specific endonuclease 1, whose amino-acid sequence MGILGLSKLIADIAPHAIKERELKHYFGRKVAIDASMCLYQFLIAVRSEGAQLTTVDGETTSHLMGTFYRTIRLVENGVKPVYVFDGKPPNLKGGELAKRAEKRDEAQKLLQAAQEAGNVEDMEKFNRRLVKVTKEHAEEVKQLLQLMGIPYVDAPCEAEAQCSALVKAGKVFATATEDMDALTFGCNVLLRRLTFSESRKMPVQEFHFDKVLEDLELNHDEFIDLCIMLGCDYTSSIKGVGPKRAIELIKTHRSLEKIIENIDLKKFPIPEDWNYKQARVLFQKPEVMDPNEIDLKWTEPDEEGLVAFLCGDKQFNEERVRNGAKKLFKARNTSTQGRLDTFFKVLPNSNPIKRKTEEKVGTVKKAKKGATGKPRGRKPK is encoded by the exons ATGGGTATCTTAGGTTTATCAAAACTAATAGCTGATATAGCACCGCATGCTATTAAGGAACGAGAATTGAAGCATTATTTCG GTCGTAAAGTAGCCATAGATGCATCTATGTGTTTGTATCAATTTCTTATCGCCGTACGAAGCGAAGGTGCTCAGTTAACAACAGTGGACGGTGAAACAACAAG TCACTTAATGGGCACGTTTTATCGAACGATACGCCTGGTAGAAAACGGAGTAAAACCTGTATATGTATTCGATGGGAAACCTCCAAACTTGAAAGGCGGTGAATTAGCTAAACGTGCTGAAAAGAGAGACGAAGCACAAAAACTTTTACAAGCTGCACAAGAAGCTG GAAATGTTGAGGACATGGAAAAGTTTAACAGGCGGTTGGTAAAAGTTACAAAAGAACATGCGGAAGAAGTTAAACAGTTGCTGCAGTTAATGGGTATTCCTTACGTTGAT GCACCGTGCGAAGCCGAGGCTCAGTGCTCTGCTTTAGTAAAGGCTGGTAAGGTTTTTGCAACCGCCACTGAAGATATGGATGCGCTTACGTTCGGATGCAATGTATTGCTACGGCGATTAACTTTCAGCGAAAGCAGGAAAATGCCTGTACAAGAGTTTCATTTTGATAAAGTATTAGAAGATCTTGAACTAAATCATGACGAA TTTATTGATCTTTGTATAATGTTGGGTTGTGATTATACGAGCAGTATTAAAGGTGTTGGGCCAAAAAGAGCCATTGAGTTAATTAAAACACATAGATCGCTCGAGAAGATCATAGAAAATATAGATCTAAAAAAATTCCCGATACCAGAGGATTGGAATTATAAGCAAGCTCGAGTATTATTTCAAAAGCCCGAGGTGATGGATCCTAACGAAATTGAT TTAAAATGGACAGAACCCGACGAAGAAGGTTTAGTTGCGTTCTTATGCGGTGATAAGCAATTCAACGAGGAAAGAGTAAGAAACGGAGCAAAAAAGTTATTTAAAGCACGAAATACTTCTACTCAAGGTAGATTAGATACATTCTTTAAGGTTTTACCAAATTCAAATCCTATTAAACGTAAG ACTGAAGAAAAAGTTGGAACAGTTAAAAAAGCTAAGAAAGGTGCAACAGGAAAACCACGTGGAAGAAAACCAAAATAA
- the LOC143343426 gene encoding NAD(P)H oxidoreductase RTN4IP1, mitochondrial has translation MDEIWFHLSNQFEALQVQTSVVVQQGQQWITTLLTHVHQFFHELNNNQFVQDAEDIMQHVLTWFQTVWEQLQFQYYNSHFNIKTFYRQMRNEFNNEVSKREVGFCLAGIAIGTVIGYCIRINWGYGSHHMHSIRAIICHHYIGIEGVSMIHDAEMPMIKKSNELLIQVKAASINIVDTKICYGYSKTYRRLLNSGKHRELPVILGRDCTGKVIGIGQSVINFDIGDEVLLAVPSWAPGTMAEYIVVPETYVVKRPKYHNFEACASLPYNGCLAWDALINRSTIQEGNAKGKRILVCGGNTPVGCILIQLVKLWGGQVDIICKPNVIPIAKALGANEIITLNGSSLEKQLLLYDKYDVIFYTGGQPIDEHILKQRLVPYGSYISTLPEQLTSDSLGFLLGSIFAGYVRIKLLIQYIFGFNVSQWKDGSKLNAIYLQALCDLVDAQQLQIVVDKIYGPCQIEQALNRILDPDAIGSIIITFQ, from the exons ATGGACGAAATCTGGTTTCATCTATCAAATCAATTTGAAGCACTTCAG GTTCAAACATCAGTAGTTGTACAACAAGGGCAACAATGGATCACAACATTGTTAACACATGTACATCAATTTTTTCATGAATTAAACAACAACCAATTCGTGCAAGATGCAGAAGATATCATGCAACATGTACTTACTTGGTTTCAAACAGTTTGGGAACAACTACAGTTTCAGTATTATAACTCACATTTTAATATCAAAACATTTTATCGACAAATGAGAAATGAATTTAATAATGAAG tcTCAAAAAGAGAAGTAGGGTTTTGTCTAGCAGGTATAGCTATAGGTACTGTGATTGGTTATTGCATAAGAATTAACTGGGGGTATGGCTCTCATCATATGCATTCTATAAGAGCTATTATATGCCATCACTATATTGGTATTGAG GGAGTGTCCATGATACATGATGCAGAAATGCCTATGATTAAAAAATCTAATGAACTATTGATACAAGTTAAAGCAGCCTCCATTAATATTGTTGACACAAAAATTTGTTATGGCTACTCCAAAACTTATAGAAGACTTCTTAATTCTGGA AAACATAGAGAACTCCCAGTAATATTAGGCAGAGATTGCACAGGGAAAGTGATAGGTATAGGACAAagtgttattaattttgatattgGAGATGAAGTATTATTAGCTGTACCTTCATGGGCTCCTGGCACAATGGCAGAATACATAGTTGTCCCAGAAACTTATGTTGTTAAACGACCGAAGTATCATAATTTTGAGGCATGTGCCAGCCTTCCCTATAATGGATGCTTAGCTTGGGATGCCTTAATTAATAGGTCTACAATTCAAGAAGGCAATGCAAAAGGAAAAAG AATACTAGTATGTGGTGGAAATACTCCAGTTGGTTGTATTTTAATACAATTAGTTAAATTGTGGGGTGGACAAGTAGACATAATATGCAAACCAAATGTAATTCCTATAGCAAAAGCATTAGGAGCCAATGAAATTATAACTTTAAATGGCTCAAGCCTCGAAAAACAGTTACTACTTTACGACAA ATACGATGTTATTTTTTATACTGGCGGTCAACCAATCGATGAACATATACTAAAACAACGCTTAGTACCTTATGGTTCCTATATATCTACACTTCCCGAACAGTTAACCTCCGATTCGTTAGGTTTTCTACTCGGAAGCATATTTGCTGGTTATGTACGAATAAAACTGCTCATACAG TATATATTTGGATTTAATGTAAGTCAATGGAAAGATGGTTCTAAGCTTAATGCAATATACTTGCAAGCATTATGCGACTTAGTCGATGCTCAACAATTACAAATAGTTGTGGATAAAATATATGGACCTTGTCAAATTGAACAAGCATTGAATCGTATATTAGATCCTGATGCTATTGGTAGTATTATAATAACATTTCAGTGA